Within the Salvia hispanica cultivar TCC Black 2014 chromosome 4, UniMelb_Shisp_WGS_1.0, whole genome shotgun sequence genome, the region taattatttgtatatttttagcACACTTCTACTCACTTCTATATATGATTTCACATAAACTTTTATATATGATATTTTcggatgattttttttaagtactaCTTGCTGACTTagaactttatttttattaatttaattttgttaagaattGAGATGAAGCCATGTGATCTGTCTTAAtctatttctaaattttaaaccTTTCATATTATTATGCACATacatgcatttatttttaacaccGACCATAACTAAAAGCAAATGTATGAAAAACGCAAACTGCAAAACTACCATGGTGCATGATAGAGGGAGGTGAATAAGAATAATCAGATTCTTGCTTGGTTTAATTTAGAGGACAAGAGCGTGTAATATGTATCCATGCTTAATCCGCATGAATTTTTGAATTGGATAAATATGCTGATAAGGAAGAAAAACCTTCTTTCAATCAAACAATGATTTTAATCGATTCGTTTTAAtgattttacaaaaataaatatttgttggaATACTGCCTAACTACCaattctcatttttaattaaaactcgAAACTAtcaaagaatatttttattcaattatattagtatataatgaaaattggGAAAAGATGTTGGCACAACAATCAATTACTATAATCTAAACAGAAACAGAAGTAAATTGTTTTGGATTGCCAGTacatttatttagtttataacCGTCATTTTGTTTAGGTGTGATGATTATTACCTTATGTACTGCCTCCAATTCAATTAACCAACAAAAATCCACCTTACTCGAGAAGTGGTATCTTCATcgtagtttatttatttgtgtaattGTGTTActtaaaaatacaatattgTGCATATGCCTTACTCGCCTAAAGTGTACATTCAACTGAATTAAATTCagctttataattttaattatatgaatgtATTCAGAATTCGCCTAAATAAACCCACAGATTAATCGTATCGCTAACACAAATGAATAATACATCAATTgagttggaaaaaaaaatgttacacAAATTTCACGAAATCAGCAATAAACTATACCAATACCCTATCAAAGTTGGGATGAAGATCCATTTGCCCTTCAAATCAGAACTCAACTGAATTGTTAAAGGCAGTTTTCCAATATCATTTCTCTAATATAACCCATATAACAGAACAATGataagacaaaaataaaaaaaaccacaATCATTCAACTATTAACTCAACTAATAGCACAGGCATCAAAATAAGATAGTCCCTTAAACCAGGTGTGCTCATGCTCCATAAACAAACTCTATGTTCTTCATTCACTAAGGCCACAAAAAAGAATTAACAACTTTCACTACATTAACATATCTGTATAAAACATTGTCTGAGCAACATTCTTCTTCATTTAGACCATGTAATAGGATCTACCAGgcaaaaaatacaaaccaacaGCAGTACTATATTTTGGTCGTCAAAGAGATTTGCAtgcaaaatcatgaaaaagGCAACCGAAGACGACTTGATTTCTGTTTAATGTAAGATTTATCCTAGAGAAGTTGGTATTAATACTTGACTCTCAGAAACCAAACTCATAAACCCATGCTTGTCAAAGAAACACACAATTATCAGTACAGCAAGTTAAAGAAAAACTAACAACTTCTGCATGAAGCCGGCCGGACTAATTTGACTGTAAGCTTTTAGCTTCACTGCACCCACAAAAACTCGTCCCATTTCACTCTGGTGGGCAGAGACCAAATGCCATAAGTCGTTGCTCTTCCAAAGGATCAGGTGCAATAAATCAAGGCTTTCTGTTCTTGAATTATAACAAAGCTTCGCAAAATCTGAATGTATGCTATAAAATCACACATAAAAGTTAGGTGGCTACACAATGATCTtcaagtataaaaataaagcagaGTAACTTCAAGtatattcaagaaaaaagCTTATTGTTCCGACAAtcatttatctcatttttgaAACTACATTGATTTACATTTTTGAAGTAGGTTCAGCAGTCAAAGAGGCCTAGAAATGTCAAAAGAGGACGGTATAATTTCatgtgtataatatttttagctAAACTGTAACATTTTAGTGACTCCttgcttttaaatttattcaagtaCATGGGTGCAAAACCTGAAAACTCAAATATTCAGGTCAATGCAGATAATTACGATAAAATCTCAAAGGATTTCAATCAAAGATCTCTTTGTTTGTTCAAATTGATCTGAATGATAGCACAGTGAAAAAAGCATCAGATAAGAGGACAATAAGATGTCTAGACTTCAACGACATCTGCATATCTAATTGGATGAAGGAGGATGCCTAgacttcaaaatatatattccccAACACCCGAAAGGGGAATAAGGGGATAATAAGATGGAGAAGTATCAAACGCGATCACAACAAAACTCTAAATTGCTACCGTGACTGCTAAAAGGAATTTAAAGCCATTATAGGAGGACCAAATACTACATTACATGATCGTGGAATATCTTACATTTCTTAAGAGAAGTACAGGAAATGGAAAACATAACTTAAGGTAAAGATTGATGAGGATGACCTGAGATTGTAACTCAGATAATTTCAATTGCAAACGAGATGTCCACAAAGCTCAAAGGGGTATTACACAGAAATTCTCCCAGAGAGAGGGATCTAAGACTATGttccaaaatagaaacaagATCGACTATATTTAGGCAGATAAAAGATCTATACCTGCAAGCTCAGGGCATCATGGACTTTAAGACTAGTTGATGAGAATCATTTCACTGAAAGCATAAACAATCCATGTATGAAATCCTAATTAACAGTATAGatcaataatttcatttatcatATTCCTGACTCCAGCAATGtaccccctccgtcccttaGAAATAGGTcgaatttccttttttcatcCATCCCATACATTTAGTCtatatccatttatggaaactctttctccttcacttttactttatcatttatgagtcccactatccactacttcctccgtcccccaaTAATTGACACCATTCCTTTTTTAATCCACTTTTCACTACATTTCGTAACACTCGTGCCAAGTCAACCGGTGCcaattaatgggggacggagggattacattatttcaactactttttctccttctcccttattttaccaattacgTATTGAAACCCGTGCCATCTCCAATCAGCCTATTtctataggacggagggagtataaaataagaataaacaAGGATTATACAGTGGCATCCAGTACTTTTGAAATGCTATAGGTTTCTTCTTTTGGAACAACCTTGATTTTGGGTCTTCAAAGAAGGAAGCTATACACTACATTAACAAGTTCCTATTAGTAATTAGTAAGCATAAGACAAAAACTCATCTAacaaattgagaaaaatctACTGAATCAGCAAAAGAAGATGAGAATCAACAAtgcacaaaacaattatgaaTAGGCAGTAATCCAAAGAATACAAGAGAAGAAGAACTCACTAGCTTTATTCTCAGACTAAcaattgctattattttgaGCCATGTGATGCTGTGAATAACCATTATACTTATGGGCAGACCAGTCCctctgctgctgctgcatcaTATTCATACCATTACCACCACCATACTGCTGATAGTGTCCATGGTAGCCGTGTAGCATTCCCATCATCTGCGGCGGCGGCATGGGAATTGGCATCCCCACACTGCTTCCGTTACCAACACTGCTATGACTTCCGTTCGGACCATGGCTGGAGGACTCATTGAGGCTCTGCGGGGGAAGCGGCGTGGAAGCGAAGAGATGATCGGAAGGGGAAGGCCCCTCGTTGGAAAGCCCCTGCATCCTCTTCACATACAGCCTATATTTCTGCAGATGGCTGGCGACATTCTCGCGAGTCAAACCCTCGACGTTCATCAGCTGCATAATCGTCTTCGGCACGGCGTTCTTCAGCCCTAGGTGCGCCACCACGTCCACGAACCGCTTGTGCAGCTGCGGGGTCCACACGAGGCGCGGGCGCTTCAGCGTCTTGGCGGCGGCGTCTTCGTCGGGGCGGGGCTTCTTCAGGTCGGATCCGTCGTCGGCGGGCGGGTTGAAATTGGAGGAGCGGAGGGAGGAGAGCGTGGTGCGGGAGGCGCGGGCGACGTCGACGGCGGTGCGGGGAGGGTCGAGGGAGATTCGGAAGGCGGAGGCTAATTCGAGTGGGATCAAGGACTGAGATAAGGGGGTGAGATCGGCGGCGGAGGGGAGGCCGGCCTCCCAGTCGGAGACGGTGGATTCGTCAAGCTTTACTTCCTCGCCCATGGAATTAGGGATTTGAATCACATCAATAACAagtttgattgattttgatttggatttggatttgggtttgtgagagagatgaagattGGATTAAGGGAGAAGGGAAGAGAGGCGGTGGGTGTGGGGTTGGGGCGGATTTAAATAAGTGGTTTTGGGGAGGAAAAAGTGCAAATTCAGATTCCAAATGGAGTGCCACGCTGGAGATATTTATTCATCTTCTGCTaaatatcttcttctttctaaaTCAAATTCCACCTTTTTACTGGCGTCCACCTTAAACCTCCTTTTAGGGTaatttttgaaagattatTTGATGATTAAAACACAGATTCCTGGTTTAGTGATCAAAGAGGTTAGATTCcaaccttttctttttcttgttttccaCAATAAAAATCTTACCTTTaactgattttattttgaaattggctaaatatggaataattttttttttcataaggATTCATCTCGATCATCAATTCATTATATCTGTCTGAGTATATGTTCGTAAAAAATGCTCTATCCGTCTCATTTAAGATGAtaagttttcctttttagtttgtcccaactaatatgacacttttttttttttgaaaactttctctctccaattaatacactcaaccaacTTCTATATAAagtattcatctttctttctctctctattttaatacttacacccacattttctatctccaattaaacacattaaccaataactcttaaaatctcgtgtcgacCAAGAAATGCGTGGTACTTGCACCCAAGTATTTTTGTACTAATAATAGAAAgttaatcttaattaattaattaattaattactttgtctacattttaaatttctctACCTTACATTACCCACTTTAAtaaattctctctcatattttattaattttgcattaaaagtTGTTCATCTATTATCTATAATGATACTGTTTTTAATAGACAGATggagtttaattttttagtactgttattctttataattataccttatttttaaaagaatacaGATTCACTTCGTCATGCATATTGATGCAATTTAAACTATGAGTgatgatttagagacataatgtttTCAAGATATAATACCCTTATGTCAAATTGACATAAGCCAAATTATAATATGGACTAATATAcccttattttaaattaaataataattgaataaataaatatatatcttTTAATCATAAAAGGAAAGGCATATCAAACTACTatcttttatcaaaatatagcTCAATCAAATATTATCAAAGTCACACTCATATCAAATTATACTCTTTTACGTAATACACTCAATCAAAAATAAGGATTTACAACGGCAGAAATATCTTCACTCCTCCATCCGTCGACCAGCCTCCACCGTCTCCGTCGACCAGCCTCCACCGTCTAGCCCTCCGCGTCGCAGGTTGCGGCATCTTCAGCCTTGTTCATCCAAATCATTGGTGCCACGATATAATAACACATCAAAGGTACCGCCCctatgctcttatttatatgtGTTTTAGGCTTCGTATACATGTTCATGGTCAAGCATTTCTACGTTCATGGTTAAGCCCTTACCCAAATgtctattttaataatttttctataaacaaaattttctcaattttggaaaattgagTTCAGCCCTTACCAAGTTAGTGTTATGGAAAATTAAATGGATATAAATTGGAGTATAACAAAGGACTGAGTTGAAATTTCTCAAGTTGCAGAGAAAGCAGCCATAGTTGGTTTCGATGTCTAGAGAAGACGAAGATAGAGTACTTGTTAAtcacaattaataatattatattattattacttaGACTATTATTAAATGGAACTTGTTTGGGTTTTGGTACTACTCTCATTGTCACTAGTGTCGATGTGAgtagaagaaataaattttatttcaaattataattctttaatttctttcctATCGGCATTGGAACCTCTTTTTTGGCCGCTGATTTTATccttgatttcaattttctaatgcttcttttcttctcttttttagCCGTTGATTTTATCCTTGATAACATATTTGCATTTACTCCATTGTTGGCTTAGGTGCGAGTTCGATCAGATCCTGTGTTCGGGTATGATGAACGAGATGTATGAGGAAATTTTTGGCGACAATCATGAGTTATCGGAAGATGATAACAACAATGGTGAAGAAGAATATGATGTGACAGTGGAAGAGGAAGGTAACAACAATGGTGAAGAAGGAGATGATGTGATAGAAGAAGAGGACGAAAATAACAACAGAGAAGAAGAAGCTATTGTGATCCTAGATCCTAGATTCAAATtgtaaatagtactccattagtATACATATGTTATATAGTACTGAATTAATACTTGTATCATCTAATGAAAGGATAATAGTCATttgcatcaaattattttatcagtattaaataattactaaaattccgaatcataaaaatgattgcatgcatgtaatacttaatttcttagtgtaATTGTTCAACGAAATAGTAATAGTCACTCacatcaactttttttttgtataataatgtttaaaattctaaattgtaaaatattactccagtAGTATACATATGTTATATAGTACTGAATTAATACTTGTATCATCTAATGAAAGGATACTAGTCATTTGcgtcaaattattttatcagtattaaataattactaaaattctgaatcataaaaatgattgCATGTATAAATTTCGAATCTTTATTTGATGCTATAAGAATTCAagcaattaaattgatttattaattttataaatataaattctagATTCAATAATGTTTTGTAATAATAAACTTAAGATTGAGTATCAAATCTATTTAGTACCTATAagtttagaatttaaaaaatttaattgtataatgtattatttaaaataaagtttaaattcattaaattagaataaattcaatataCGATGCAATCGAGATATTAGGTTGAGAGATTGGAGATTAATGTGAGATTAGAGAGATTATTTGCTTAAATCATGTCATCCATATAAATGCACACAACTTTTCTAagcaaataatttttaaatataaataaatgtttttatatGCACAAGGGTAGTATGGTATATGtacaaaacatttatttaaataaaaatataaaacaatttaaaatgacTACTTTAACCTCGTTATGTCTCCAAAACATTATTGTTAAACTATATACAAATCAGTCTTATTCATAGTGAAGATTCATTTCTTGCACGTGATTACACGTCTCTGTAGTTATAAATGTTGATTCTGTTTTCCATATATACGGATTTATGTTATTAATACATATGGATTCTTTTACAACCACATGTAGTCTGATGTAGATTAAGCAAAATCATTGTACATATTCATGTTTATACATGCTACcatcattttgtattttaacaTGTTGTTTCAGTTCGACATACTTACATGttcattaatatatatatgtgtaaagATTTTGTGTACATCTAATTATACTGCTACCTATGACCTATTATAACATGTACTTTCtttgtcccattagaaatgaaacttttttttattgtctcaacaaaaatgaaacgtttcctaaaatagaaacaattcTATGTTTACCTTTTTATTTGCTCTTACTTTAGTCACtattcattaactcacaaaacaacattacatGTGTGATGGTGTCCTCTAATGAAACCTTTCTAAAAAATCAGCTGAAATtcttacaaatttgaaaatgtatATCGATTATAGTATGACCTAATTCAACAATGGGATTGGATAAAAATCGTGAGAAGGGCGAATAGCAAGGATGTCCGTCGAAGACGAAACCCtacattaaattatgcatatgGTTTGGGTTGAGCTTCAAACTTTTAGGTGTGCATCGCCTGCCGCTCACTCCTCCTGCCATATCATCATGCCCTTCCCACAGTCTAGCCACTGTCCTAGCCAAGCAACAGTCTAGCAATAGCATAGCCAATGACCTCtcgagaaaaaataaaaacaccaaaaataataacaacGAAAtgaattggagagaaaaatgaaatgaaaataggataatttagaaaaaattaaaaaaataaataaacaaatcgGCAGCCGATTGTTCGTCAACACAATAGTGGACTAGCGATCGGCTAACGCCCATTGTCCGCGGCCGATCTCTCGGTCGTCTCCCGCTCGTCCGTCGCGTTAGCCGGTGACAATAGTGGACAAGCGCCTGCCCTAGCCGCTAGGCAGCGGCTTGGGCGGGCGCTAGTAcactattgtggatgctcttactcctattttacatcacacaattttataatcatCGTTAAACCTTACTTACATGGATTAAGCACAAAAATAGCGACATTTGAGATGGCATGGAAACTAATACATAATTggcaaagtaagagagatgagaagaatgatagttaaaatagagTTAGTTGatagtaggactcacattattattactgTTTAATGGTATACCGTCGACCATAGTGGTGTAAGTTGtatataaattgatgtatatgggTAATGAGTTGAAAAGAATCTCTCATAACTGAaaatagactatttttatgggacggacgaaagTGTCCCTATTTTTCATGGGACGGatagagtattaattaattaaattaaagggTGAGATCTTCTATCACAAAATGGAATTTTCCttgttaattttcatttttctagtGAATTTACAATTCAATTatgagaaaatgagaaagaacTATTTAGGTGGTGGCTTGGAAGCAAGAGAGCCAGAGCAGACGGGGAGATTTTGCTTGGCGGACAAGATGGGCTTAATATTTTCACATCTGGTGGTGATGGTTGCGGGCTTATTTCCAATGTATTTGAGATCAATGGCCCCGATCCTGATATTGTCACAGGGCTTAGCTTTGCTACATGTGAAGATAAGCCCCTCTGAGGTGGTAGTGGTACCCTTGATGTTCATGATCTCAACCTTGCTAATCTTGATCAAGGAAGGTTTATCCAAGGAACATAGGTTCCATGGGCAGTATTGCTGATCAAAGATGACGGGTTTTCTGACATTGACCATGGTGAGGTTGATGAAACGAATGTCCGAGATTGAGAGTGTGGCTAGGGCGGAGGGCCATGTCTTGATCCTTACCCCGTTGCCAGTGTTGGTAAAGGTGCACCCCTGCACGGTTATCCTTTTCACGTCTTTCTCATGCACATTCCCTCCTAAACTACCAATGCTAATGCCATGCCCTGGTCCGCATTTCACGTTCTTGATGAGCACGTCAGTAAGGTCATCCCCCATGGAGATGCAGTCGTCGCCGGTCTTGATTACGGAGTTGATGACCCTTATGCTGTTGCCTCGGGCTATGTGGATGCCGTCGGTGTTAGGGCTGTTGACGTGGAAGTTCTTGCTGTCATTGGTGGTGATGTCCTGGATGATGGAGTTATTGATGAAGTTCAAGCTCAGGTATCAGGTTGATGGGGAGCTTCGAGCagttcttgattttgttgcaGTTCCAGGCTTGTTGGCCCTGCCCGTCGAGTACACCGCCGCCAGAGATGGTCAGGAAGTTGACGTGGTTGATGGTGACCCATTCATAGGTCTTCACAGGGAGTTTGGTTGGGTCCGCGTAGACTTTGAGGTTGCCTTTGATCTCTAGGTTGATGGGGGCCTTGTTCGGCCCGAGCATGCGAGCTTGGCTTAGTATCCAATCACCTCTTGGGATCAGGATCTGGCTTGTCGTTGTTGATGCTACCGCGTTCTTCCATGCTTTAACCAATGCCTACACATTTATGTCTATAATTaggaataataattatttaaattatgatgtttAACCAAAttctattgaattaattacCTCACTAATGTCTGCACCCGGCTTCGCTCCGTATTTTGTGATGTCGAACACCGTCAAAGAATTTGCCTTCAATAGTAGCCGCAAAACTATTAACactgataatattatttttttattcataatggacgggtgaatattttttttctttgttttgttttgttttgatttcacATTATATTCCTCACGAATTTATAATGGAGAGTAGAgtcttattctaatgcttatagcatcctaattcaaaattaagactaaatctccactattagattttaaaatgagtggatgagattaaagctcacaaatctcaataaatagtagacaaaatatcaacaaaagggtaatatcgtcattatgttatcatatgataattttcgtgggtgtttttttatatcaacattgtgtattacaaatatcaacaatatgatataagaatatcaacattagtacaaaaaaatatcaacacatatttattgagatttttacatggttttattgagattttttgatgtatttgttgataaaaatctgggtattaacatttacgaaaactaaaataaaaaatatcaaatttcatcatccgaacgtcgtcggaacatatgtaattgagatctcgttggaatccttattaaattatctttaatttgatatattttttgcgaaaaaataatttaaattaagagagttacgtaaatttaaagatttgagatgattttgaggagagagaaagtagttagttataattactacatataggattt harbors:
- the LOC125223025 gene encoding transcription factor PCL1-like translates to MGEEVKLDESTVSDWEAGLPSAADLTPLSQSLIPLELASAFRISLDPPRTAVDVARASRTTLSSLRSSNFNPPADDGSDLKKPRPDEDAAAKTLKRPRLVWTPQLHKRFVDVVAHLGLKNAVPKTIMQLMNVEGLTRENVASHLQKYRLYVKRMQGLSNEGPSPSDHLFASTPLPPQSLNESSSHGPNGSHSSVGNGSSVGMPIPMPPPQMMGMLHGYHGHYQQYGGGNGMNMMQQQQRDWSAHKYNGYSQHHMAQNNSNC